A single genomic interval of Zingiber officinale cultivar Zhangliang chromosome 4A, Zo_v1.1, whole genome shotgun sequence harbors:
- the LOC121970522 gene encoding probable helicase DDB_G0274399 has protein sequence MGGSGRLLFDLNELPEEEVNVDDCPIVYQPQKSLPVSTLNSSTLLPSSEACQRIQNNHAFTHASIGSCFQPFVRKEVSKKPKEFEKLGVESNTDQASTSVASSFEDVNKINILVQSGCQGGQTVEREEGEWSDMDVNGDDNASISSNKQEILDDETTEKQIMNEESRSCGKADGSGHNNSSLLGITVNEVCEPIRDPNENLPVSENYATYNSRVDAPVDGFGESSSVKPREVKGVEASHALRFASNPVKRPKIDEHKEAMLGKKRARQTVFINVEDAKQASSMKTTPRRQTSFPATVVTRTVKDSSRASTPVIERGTERPNTKDQKQSDFMSTEGSSTLESGNLKNEPNGDAISGPGRPKKLNHNEVFSETYPSVSKQVPSKQSVDTRQFTNSSVSSRKPLVSGLGNTDQKLGVKKNTSSKRQNSINHQYQDTSVERLLREVTSEKFWHHPEETDLQRVPGQFESVEEYVRVFEPLLFEECRAQLNSTYEELQENTTRDAYIMVRIKNVERRERGWFDVIVLPVHECKWNFKEGDVAVLAYPSSGAGRSGRRGNYSTNDDDAEHETPGRVVGTVRRHIPIDTRDQPGAIFHFYVGDLYDSSSKSDDHILRKLEPKTTWYLTTLGSLATTQREYIALHAFRHLNTQMQSAILKPSPEHFPKYEERPPAMPDCFTQNFVDHLHRTFNLPQLAAIQWAAMHTAAGTNSRGTKRQDPWPFTLVQGPPGTGKTHTVWGMLNVIHLVQYQHYYTALLKKLAPESYKQTTEINLVNASSGSIDEVLQNMDQSLLRTLPKLCPKPRMLVCAPSNAATDELLARVLDRGFIDGEMKVYRPDVARVGVDSQTRAAQAVSVERRTEQLLQKSRDEVIKWLHDLKCREAELAQQIARLQRELSVAAAAGRSQGSVGVDPDVLAARDQNRDMLLQYLAAAIENRDKVLVDMSRFLILESKFRSGINFNMEDARANLEASFANEAEIVFTTVSSSGRKIFSRLTHGFDMVVIDEAAQASEVAILPPLSLGAARCVLVGDPQQLPATVISKAAGTLLYSRSLFERFQQAGCPTLLLSVQYRMHPQIRDFPSRYFYQGRLTDSESVVNLEDEVYYRDPLLHAYAFYDITHGRESHRGGSVSYQNVHEAQFSLRLYEHLQKFVKSNGGKRVTVGIITPYKLQLKCLQREFEDVLKSEEGKDIYINTVDAFQGQERDVIIMSCVRASNHGVGFVADIRRMNVALTRARRALWVVGNANALMQSEDWAALIDDAKSRKCFIDMESIPKEFLLLKGSATAPAKPTLNSTRSSRSGHRQRHLDVLPEPKSGTQSEEEDKPNHFPSRNGSYKNVKMNDASLDDIGHSIEKSKNPSQYSMSKRQNTSGSSK, from the exons ATGGGTGGTTCTGGAAGACTTCTATTTGATCTTAATGAACTACCAGAAGAAGAGGTAAATGTGGACGATTGCCCAATCGTTTATCAGCCACAAAAATCTCTTCCAGTTTCCACGTTGAACAGTTCAACTCTTTTGCCATCATCTGAAGCATGTCAAAGGATACAGAATAACCATGCTTTCACACATGCGTCGATCGGTTCTTGTTTTCAACCTTTTGTCAGAAAAGAAGTGTCaaagaaaccaaaagaatttGAAAAATTAGGAGTTGAATCAAATACAGACCAAGCTTCAACATCTGTGGCTTCAAGTTTTGAAGATGTTAACAAAATTAACATACTGGTCCAGTCAGGTTGTCAGGGTGGCCAGACAGTTGAAAGAGAAGAAGGGGAATGGTCTGACATGGATGTCAATGGAGATGATAATGCTAGCATTTCAAGCAATAAGCAAGAGATACTTGATGATGAAACTACAGAGAAGCAGATAATGAATGAAGAAAGTCGGTCTTGTGGTAAGGCTGATGGTAGTGGTCATAACAATTCTAGTCTTTTGGGAATTACTGTTAATGAAGTTTGTGAACCAATAAGAGATCCGAATGAGAATCTCCCTGTCTCAGAGAACTATGCAACTTACAATTCTAGAGTAGACGCCCCTGTTGATGGATTTGGGGAATCTTCAAGTGTAAAACCAAGAGAAGTTAAAGGAGTTGAAGCAAGTCATGCTCTGAGATTTGCAAGTAATCCTGTTAAGAGGCCTAAAATTGATGAGCACAAGGAGGCAATGTTGGGTAAAAAGAGAGCCAGACAAACTGTCTTCATAAATGTGGAGGACGCAAAGCAGGCTAGTTCAATGAAAACAACCCCTAGGAGGCAGACTTCTTTTCCAGCAACAGTTGTTACCCGAACTGTTAAGGATTCATCTCGTGCTAGTACTCCTGTTATTGAACGAGGCACTGAAAGGCCAAATACTAAAGATCAAAAGCAATCTGACTTCATGAGCACCGAAGGTAGTTCAACTTTGGAATCAGGTAACCTGAAAAATGAACCAAATGGGGATGCCATTTCAGGTCCAGGTCGCCCAAAGAAGCTGAATCACAATGAGGTTTTTTCAGAAACATATCCCTCAGTTTCAAAGCAGGTCCCTTCGAAGCAGTCTGTGGACACCAGACAATTCACAAACTCTTCTGTTTCATCTAGGAAGCCTCTTGTTTCTGGACTAGGCAACACAGATCAGAAATTAGGGGTAAAAAAGAATACTTCTTCCAAGAGGCAGAATTCAATCAACCATCAATACCAAGATACATCTGTAGAACGTCTTCTTAGGGAGGTGACAAGTGAGAAATTTTGGCATCATCCAG AAGAGACAGATTTGCAGCGTGTTCCTGGTCAATTTGAGTCCGTTGAAGAATATGTGAGAGTTTTCGAGCCTTTGCTTTTTGAGGAATGCCGAGCACAGTTGAACAGCACCTATGAGGAGCTTCAGGAGAATACAACAAGGGATGCATATATAATGGTTCGCATAAAGAATGTTGAGAGAAGAGAGCGAG GGTGGTTCGATGTTATTGTTCTTCCAGTTCATGAATGCAAGTGGAATTTTAAGGAAGGAGATGTTGCTGTTTTGGCATATCCAAGCTCTGGTGCAG GCAGATCAGGTAGAAGAGGTAATTATAGTACAAATGATGATGATGCTGAACACGAGACTCCCGGACGTGTTGTTGGTACGGTAAGGCGACATATTCCTATTGACACACGTGATCAGCCTGGAGCCATTTTTCATTTCTATGTTGGCGACTTGTATGATTCTAGTAG CAAGTCTGATGATCATATCCTGAGGAAGCTTGAACCCAAGACTACTTGGTACCTAACTACCCTTGGTTCCCTTGCCACTACTCAGCGTGAATACATAGCTCTGCATGCTTTTCGTCATCTTAACACCCAG ATGCAATCTGCAATATTGAAGCCTAGTCCGGAGCATTTTCCAAAGTATGAAGAGCGGCCACCTGCTATGCCTGACTGTTTTACTCAAAATTTCGTAGATCATCTACATAGGACGTTCAATCTTCCACAGTTGGCTGCAATCCAGTGGGCTGCTATGCACACTGCTGCTGGTACCAATAGCAGAGGAACTAAGAGACAAGATCCTTGGCCTTTTACTCTTGTTCAAGGTCCACCAGGAACTGGAAAAACACATACAGTTTGGGGAATGCTTAATGTGATTCATCTTGTCCAATATCAACATTACTACACTGCACTGCTCAAGAAACTTGCGCCTGAGAGTTATAAGCAAACAACTGAGATTAATTTAGTGAATGCCAGCAGCGGATCAATAGATGAAGTCTTACAGAATATGGACCAAAGTCTCTTAAGGACTCTTCCAAAACtttgtccaaaaccaagaatGCTAGTGTGTGCTCCTTCAAATGCTGCCACAGATGAGCTGTTAGCAAGGGTTCTTGATCGTGGCTTCATTGATGGAGAGATGAAAGTTTATCGACCTGATGTAGCTCGTGTTGGAGTAGATTCACAGACCCGAGCTGCTCAGGCAGTGTCTGTTGAGCGAAGAACTGAACAACTTCTGCAGAAAAGCCGTGATGAAGTAATTAAATGGTTACATGACTTGAAATGTCGTGAAGCTGAACTGGCACAGCAAATAGCTCGCCTGCAGAGAGAGCTCAGTGTTGCAGCTGCCGCTGGTAGGTCGCAAGGATCTGTAGGTGTTGATCCTGATGTTCTCGCTGCTAGAGATCAAAACCGTGACATGTTACTCCAGTATCTTGCTGCAGCCATAGAGAACAGGGATAAAGTTCTTGTTGATATGTCACGATTCCTTATACTGGAAAGCAAATTTCGTTCTGGGATTAACTTTAATATGGAAGATGCTCGAGCCAACCTTGAAGCAAGTTTTGCTAACGAAGCTGAGATTGTTTTTACAACTGTTTCAAGCAGTGGCCGGAAAATATTCTCTCGTCTCACCCATGGATTTGATATGGTGGTTATTGATGAGGCTGCTCAGGCAAGTGAAGTTGCAATTCTCCCACCACTGTCACTTGGTGCTGCAAGATGTGTTTTGGTAGGTGATCCACAGCAACTTCCTGCAACTGTTATCAGTAAAGCTGCTGGAACTTTACTTTATAGCAGAAGTTTGTTTGAGAGATTTCAACAAGCTGGATGCCCGACACTATTGTTATCTGTTCAGTATAGGATGCACCCTCAAATTCGTGATTTCCCATCACGCTATTTCTATCAAGGACGTCTGACTGACAGTGAGAGTGTTGTTAACTTAGAGGATGAGGTTTACTATAGAGATCCTCTGTTACATGCTTATGCATTCTATGATATTACACATGGAAGGGAGTCACATAGGGGAGGATCTGTCTCTTACCAGAATGTTCATGAAGCTCAATTTTCTCTAAGGTTGTATGAACATTTACAGAAGTTTGTCAAATCAAATGGTGGGAAAAGGGTAACTGTTGGCATAATTACGCCTTATAAATTACAGCTTAAATGTCTTCAACGAGAATTTGAGGATGTGCTCAAGTCTGAAGAAGGCAAGGACATATACATCAATACAGTTGATGCATTCCAGGGTCAGGAGCGTGATGTAATTATCATGTCGTGTGTGCGTGCCTCAAATCATGGAGTGGGATTTGTTGCTGATATCCGCCGAATGAACGTTGCCCTTACTCGGGCTAGGAGGGCCTTATGG GTGGTTGGCAATGCTAATGCGCTCATGCAGTCTGAAGATTGGGCTGCATTGATTGATGATGCTAAATCAAGAAAATGTTTCATTGACATGGAAAGCATTCCAAAGGAATTCTTACTGCTCAAAGGATCTGCTACTGCTCCTGCAAAGCCGACATTAAATAGCACAAGGAGTTCGCGAAGTGGTCATAGACAAAGGCACTTAGATGTGCTCCCAGAACCCAAGTCTGGAACACAGTCTGAAGAAGAAGATAAGCCCAACCATTTCCCATCTAGAAATGGAAGCTATAAAAATGTAAAGATGAATGATGCTTCATTAGATGATATTGGCCATTCAATCGAAAAGTCTAAAAATCCTTCTCAGTATAGCATGTCCAAGAGGCAAAACACTTCTGGATCTTCAAAATGA
- the LOC121970523 gene encoding protein RRP6-like 2 — MDEFKSLKVKEEESGGKTTAMELEDGGFMLVYGKNKKKNGGARSTDKNEAFPASCSSSVVNVATKDKRTTEARSKVPFHIPTIPRPQDEYNIIVNNKNQPFDHVWLETSTDGSRFIHPLEKFSVVDFVDRKCEGDPIQPLPLKSTPFKLVEGVNDLKMVAAKLQGVDEFAVDLEHNQYRSFQGLTCLMQISTRAEDFVIDTLKLRIHIGPHLREVFKDHSKRKIMHGADRDIIWLQCDFGIYVCNLFDTGQASRVLQLERNSLEYLLNHFCGVNANKEYQNADWRLRPIPDEMLKYAREDTHYLFFIYDQMKRRLLAESSDDNDLLLEVYKRTGEICMQLYEKELYTDTSYLNIYGLSYIDLNSEQLAVAAGLCQWRDSIARAEDESTGYILPNKTLLEIARLMPTTSVKLRRLVKSKHPFIERHLLSVIEIIKRSIASSSSFEGIAEELKERRLEAHMEDNRNTGSIPATDERMESTSSEHVDQSSSIATETSVETVKTVGHVTDVVEDCPKQSISRPRSGNTPATMMEQENNALPLFEIQCSLMQPEITEKIKKETRDKKNIEHLPQKQGEIAAVQLLDKPTCAFGALFGNSSSRKVLTSDKVGHLRQGKNVSKVEHIKSSVALPFYHFSGGDTPSDFHVVEHKEPSDLHVKDIDPPKMHAEEVIPLDTKSDREQTLIDSSARDNVMDHVECSAHPDTGGGGEDQPGSSATNDPVDIIINFDKCFKSIHERRNSQNQLNPRTSRKPANNPSVLPFDYSATRGYFNFDKIGEGDKDETEDNGKVEGRSRSSQPRRQGFPPKGNRSMTYH; from the exons ATGGACGAGTTCAAGAGTTTGAAGGTGAAGGAGGAAGAGTCGGGTGGGAAAACTACGGCAATGGAACTGGAAGATGGCGGGTTTATGTTGGTTTAcgggaagaacaagaaaaagAATGGGGGTGCACGCAGTACGGACAAAAATGAGGCCTTCCCTGCCTCGTGCTCTTCGTCAGTTGTTAATGTAGCAACGAAGGACAAGAGGACAACAGAAGCGCGTTCGAAAGTGCCATTTCACATTCCGACCATTCCACGGCCACAAGATGAGTATAACATAATAGTAAATAACAAGAATCAACCCTTTGATCATGTATGGCTGGAGACGAGCACAGATGGAAGTCGGTTCATTCATCCGCTG GAAAAGTTTTCTGTTGTGGACTTTGTTGATAGAAAGTGTGAAGGTGACCCTATTCAACCTCTTCCTCTCAAGAGCACTCCGTTTAAGCTGGTGGAAGGTGTGAATGACTTGAAAATGGTAGCTGCTAAGTTGCAGGGTGTAGATGAATTTGCG GTGGATTTGGAACACAACCAGTACCGGTCATTCCAGGGGCTCACCTGTTTGATGCAAATATCTACGAGAGCTGAAGATTTTGTGATTGACACCCTCAAGTTAAGAATACATATTGGACCACACCTGAGAGAAGTTTTTAAAGATCATTCCAAGAGAAAG ATAATGCATGGGGCTGATCGTGATATCATTTGGCTGCAATGTGATTTTGGCATATATGTGTGCAACCTTTTTGACACTGGACAG GCATCAAGGGTATTGCAATTGGAAAGGAACAGTCTGGAGTATCTTCTGAATCATTTTTGTGGAGTAAATGCTAACAAAGA GTACCAGAATGCAGATTGGAGATTGCGCCCTATTCCAGATGAAATGCTAAA GTATGCCAGAGAAGATACACATTACCTGTTTTTTATATATGATCAGATGAAGAGAAGATTGCTAGCAGAATCATCAGATGACAACGATCTTTTATTGGAG GTCTACAAGCGCACTGGTGAAATCTGCATGCAACTTTATGAGAAAGAACTTTATACAGATACATCATATCTTAACATCTATGG GTTATCATACATTGATTTAAATTCAGAGCAACTTGCAGTTGCAGCT GGTCTTTGTCAGTGGAGAGATAGTATTGCACGTGCAGAGGATGAGAGTACTGGATATATATTACCTAATAAAACTCTACTTGAGATTG CAAGGCTGATGCCTACTACTTCTGTAAAATTACGACGGCTGGTGAAGTCAAAGCACCCTTTTATTGAGCGCCATCTGCTTTCTGTAATTGAAATTATTAAGCGTTCAATTGCCAGTTCTTCTTCTTTCGAGGGGATAGCTGAAGAGCTAAAGGAGAGGCGGCTAGAAGCA CATATGGAAGATAACCGAAACACTGGATCAATCCCAGCTACTGATGAACGTATGGAATCTACAAGTTCTGAACATGTTGATCAGAGTAGCAGCATTGCTACGGAAACAAGTGTTGAAACTGTTAAAACAGTTGGACATGTTACAGATGTTGTAGAAGACTGCCCCAAACAATCTATCTCAAGGCCAAGAAGTGGGAACACGCCGGCTACTATGATGGAGCAAGAAAATAATGCTTTGCCATTGTTTGAAATTCAGTGCTCATTGATGCAACCTGAGATAACTGAAAAAATAAAGAAGGAAACGAGGGATAAGAAAAACATTGAACATCTTCCACAAAAACAA GGTGAAATTGCCGCCGTCCAATTATTGGATAAACCTACTTGTGCTTTTGGAGCCTTATTTGGAAATTCTTCCTCTAGAAAAGTGCTTACCTCTGATAAAGTGGGTCACCTTAGACAG GGTAAGAATGTTAGTAAAGTCGAGCACATTAAATCCAGTGTAGCTCTCCCATTCTATCATTTTTCTGGTGGGGACACACCTTCAGATTTTCATGTCGTGGAGCACAAGGAGCCTTCAGATTTGCATGTCAAGGACATAGATCCTCCAAAAATGCATGCTGAGGAGGTCATACCACTGGATACGAAAAGTGACCGTGAGCAGACTCTTATTGATAGTTCAGCAAGAGACAATGTCATGGATCATGTGGAATGTTCTGCTCATCCCGACACTGGCGGTGGTGGAGAAGATCAACCTGGATCTAGTGCTACTAATGATCCAGTCGACATTATCATAAACTTTGACAAGTGCTTTAAGTCGATCCATGAGAGAAGGAACTCTCAAAACCAACTGAATCCTAGAACATCACGAAAGCCTGCAAATAATCCTAGCGTGCTACCATTTGATTATTCGGCTACAAGGGGATATTTTAATTTCGATAAGATTGGGGAGGGTGATAAAGATGAAACTGAAGACAATGGCAAAGTTGAAGGAAGATCAAGAAGTTCTCAACCGCGTCGTCAAGGTTTCCCTCCTAAGGGCAACAGAAGCATGACATATCATTGA
- the LOC121973541 gene encoding YTH domain-containing protein ECT1-like encodes MVGRVNFNKTADFWQQNKWIGCFPVKWHIIKDAPNSILKYITLENNENKPVTNSRDTQEVELEKGLQMLKIFKEHINNTSVLDNFAFYEHRQRSMQEKRAKQQEKQDWDGMISPDAGDSMKTTKGAANGDANGV; translated from the exons ATGGTTGGTCGTGTAAATTTCAACAAGACTGCGGACTTTTGGCAGCAAAATAAGTGGATTGGCTGCTTCCCAGTCAAGTGGCATATTATTAAGGATGCCCCAAATAGCATTCTGAAGTATATCACGCTAGAGAACAACGAGAACAAACCTGTTACCAACAGTCGAGACACTCAGGAG GTGGAGTTAGAGAAGGGCCTCCAGATGCTCAAGATTTTCAAGGAGCATATAAACAACACATCTGTTCTTGATAATTTTGCCTTTTATGAACATCGCCAGCGGTCTATGCAAGAAAAAAGGGCAAAGCAGCAAGAGAAGCAG GACTGGGATGGAATGATCTCACCTGATGCTGGTGATTCAATGAAAACCACCAAAGGTGCAGCAAATGGTGATGCCAATGGCGTCTGA